In Leishmania donovani BPK282A1 complete genome, chromosome 1, one DNA window encodes the following:
- a CDS encoding acidocalcisomal exopolyphosphatase, putative — translation MSGVINDFLRRCLKKVAGKVQPLTVVQGNEGGDMDSIVGCIYLAMLFDKQPKFGFENPVPALNFPQEDFGLRNDVANFFKELGVDASLLMSVQRGQIAHNFVDIAALNASVVLYDHNKLRENQSDFASRVVGVVDHHFDEKQYLETTSKLRLLRTVGSACTLVTELYRECGEDVVCPTLLTAPIVLDTVNFEPAQKKVTPEDIAAYEWLHAKEVADTAAAAALFEKLSKWKDDVLTLSVPEILRRDYKQFSFKARTQKGVMSTGTSSVPCACKQLEAHFSVDLIVAEAAKYVEQHQLDVLILAFAGKVGGKHTREVAFCAKTDVISFFAPFVAEAPDGVSFTMITKCQTVDGSYEYASYSLSDPSVSRKKLVPALSEFLAEGTRSLL, via the coding sequence ATGTCTGGCGTTATCAACGACTtcttgcgccgctgcctcaaGAAGGTTGCCGGCAAAGTGCAGCCGCTGACCGTGGTGCAGGGAAACGAGGGAGGCGACATGGACAGCATTGTCGGCTGCATTTACCTCGCCATGCTTTTCGATAAGCAGCCCAAATTCGGTTTTGAGAACCCTGTGCCGGCGCTGAACTTTCCACAGGAAGATTTCGGCCTGCGCAACGATGTGGCGAATTTCTTCAAAGAGCTCGGGgtcgatgcatcgctcttGATGTCGGTACAGAGAGGGCAGATCGCGCATAACTTTGTCGATATCGCTGCTCTCAACGCTTCGGTTGTTCTTTATGACCACAATAAGCTGAGGGAAAACCAAAGCGACTTCGCCTCTAGAGTTGTTGGAGTAGTGGACCACCACTTTGACGAGAAGCAGTACCTCGAAACCACATCCAAGCTAAGACTTCTGCGAACTGTCGGATCTGCTTGCACACTCGTTACGGAGCTCTACCGCGAATGTGGCGAGGATGTCGTGTGTCCCACGCTGCTAACGGCTCCGATTGTTCTGGATACAGTGAACTTTGAGCCGGCACAAAAGAAGGTGACACCTGAGGACATCGCTGCATACGAGTGGTTGCATGCAAAGGAGGTCGCTgacactgctgccgctgcagctctcttTGAGAAGCTTTCGAAGTGGAAGGATGACGTGCTGACACTCAGCGTTCCAGAAATCTTGAGGCGGGATTACAAACAGTTCAGCTTCAAAGCCAGAACGCAGAAGGGCGTTATGTCCACGGGCACCAGTAGCgtgccgtgtgcgtgcaagCAGCTAGAAGCTCACTTTTCTGTTGATTTAATTGTGGCGGAGGCTGCCAAGTACGTGGAGCAGCATCAGCTGGATGTGCTCATCCTTGCATTTGCCGGGAAAGTCGGCGGCAAGCACACTCGCGAGGTCGCCTTCTGTGCAAAGACTGATGTGATCTCGTTTTTTGCTCCTTTTGTAGCAGAGGCTCCGGATGGCGTGTCATTCACCATGATCACAAAGTGTCAGACGGTGGACGGATCATACGAGTACGCCTCGTACTCGCTCAGCGACCCTTCTGTTTCTCGCAAGAAGCTGGTTCCAGCGCTGTCCGAATTCCTTGCCGAGGGGACGCGGAGTCTTTTGTGA